A stretch of Besnoitia besnoiti strain Bb-Ger1 chromosome Unknown contig00015, whole genome shotgun sequence DNA encodes these proteins:
- a CDS encoding AP2 domain transcription factor AP2XII-9 (encoded by transcript BESB_028780), whose translation MMQHMVSSPPLQSRGGQAVGAFEGDPWRRGPTPASAAPSRCTPTVSASMYPTSCTPPTAASHSTCSSSLSPSPHNARYSPAPPEYQGGHVSRQAFSAEAAPAFASDVASFQGGAVLVRGRSVGDAREFAAASFASREESFIAHYASPPQAPVLAPEGDGLPWAPAAASTYPGDQAPWGGNSLGRGKGKGRCGQQAVTQQGFVTTHYSGTEGTAQYAYESYSRPHSGFPEAPMPKQAESEGMQRASNPALPSPTETAPRGATTCASNEQASACCGVPSKAPAGLYYEWNYPPRSAPFNYAPSYSNEYGHPTSFSEYPGHPAVAQQSHSAFFPSASAPAGEGFYAAQPSECLSSAFATANAQPPAPLSPSSRPPAPGQRGCTAETPVYANASSPSPKSQVKRNVARSRPRSENPRSRKRSPKAPRRSPQPGARAPKSSSNAAVGGSTRPVRGLPLQQRKLYRHFARQTPRVQGLTFDHNQIRWISYWKNDQGRQIQRHFPVSRHGFLEARRLALEERNRILGWPLHTDEAAEAIEALKASADPFVQQLLLCPPSVSASASVSTNLQEAAGCSLLDEHAFSACALGEDGAERQGEREASCATWGGAEDDRESRQGKGKRRVRPAEGGLGTEQGVADPEGEEGLEEPCGEGEAEEPRGSGCDKGAGLQAQTCEELAESRVDRAGHGKVPLADSSLQWGSDFQQENASVKHENQPQDASQMQQHLLACGELTPRQKTYEGVPAPQTPEQAEDDEDQLLSHRRKKTSKEKEERDPAGTPNPYSHASTGPSRAPLPDSYAASLSDPSSISAPHGSLAGAASSAAASAAFSALAPPTDVGDEGRAKPRRPAQRAPAARKQGEEKTRRSSGSRKRSAKNALSSCVSPTTSSCSQYSAHGVAPLAAPYTLSITPASPTRRASLFGDAVSFSSPSLSLPANEPTYQPVSQELASCYAPSVAAAHPGALSTPEHSFSQAISHSSPDSQNLAPRYREVQPRSFSAPSASLCVAAAPVCFAPPRPSSLAPQFAAHSAAPSAPASSLPRRPVFLEPPFASFSASAGLLWANPQEELLQLQQLEQEAEAVAGKALCRKRKKTKAPGALRVRSDSAAKPRDLRAKKTEQTPAEPNVPSVEPEAAGSDDEPQGTPRHAEGGDLHSSAETHALPPSLAASFPHTASPHLRFPATPSRRASVEGCLGAANALACTPAAASPSCVSSPFRTLSEGGDAFAADQAAPPALYDGLRENGLPSDQQAAADRKATAPAAGEGLPPEALGYPSKGSDKTLYDVPRTTSASALSDSPFASGPFFAAGVASFASCKTAPFAAGASQLFCAAATTTTTDGCTTQLPPASFGAKPGSAVVKRRNSSAFPASLSRSSTCFDISAAPLTPSAARDEVDAAARLQPEEDGGRLASTTDRDETAPEKAGFPWLEDAAHPRRRALLEGSAAEGGRQQIGDLEALAGAETPLCKVSENARLRSSLPQLSTASGSLRLPSLPRCETTTTEDSAYGGLSAFVAPCTAPRDFSPCLSFPRRKNDQAACMRRKSAGSGFAPPSTSSLLLVPSSPSHEACWSHFSDSDARLCATMRREDCFFPPPSVAAFSTASLASLSSLPAGPHSLAQHLCLSSAAAAGYPDSTPKQRAIQALCGASELGRRPSFSVLSESVHEEGARPAHPELFGSPVVVSSFRTSKMRRTISTEGSVFLPRRLSEKLDEEEVFSGSRLPFYSEVSEDERRGEGRKRGRRASRRHTRTRVSVSGVSPHRHPDSLFLSSLGAFPPHMRPSLLFRHKEGRTTCRRSSALCRDDTLTASSEEPLAHVAFSGVHPPATRSTAPYRLSTDDSPFGDFFASVANPPGSAFPLLRTSSSSLLSKAAQATTPFVASHAGCMSRLISLGDAGGRTVSSVSSARGALDDSARRDTRFLLREETTAELSVFEENFEKSAFPDVAQSAFPLRPAALSRPEGTPQEGDARSVAVPALSAALAPRVSASGPSENSLLMSPRFLPSLPSPLMPPGGGADSAEAHAFAPPLPASHRRSSDFLSSSALPPPLAFLETPGEGARQSLPAFLPALSLPCGSPAALGMPRLSSTSASGAPFVPQSPELSSTSKRNSCNVVVFSVSEQTSVAVSPHPSA comes from the exons ATGATGCAGCACATGGtgtcttctcctccgcttcaGTCGCGGGGCGGCCAAGCGGTCGGCGCCTTTGAGGGCGACCCCTGGAGGCGGGGACCGACccccgcctctgctgcgccttcgcgatGCACACCCACAGTCTCTGCCTCAATGTATCCCACTTCTTGCACTCCGCCTACTGCCGCGTCTCACTCGACTTGCTCCTCCAGtttgtctccctcgccgcacAACGCGCGATACTCGCCAGCCCCCCCGGAGTACCAAGGCGGCCACGTGTCTCGGCAGGCCTTCTCCGCTGAAGCCGctcccgccttcgcctcagaCGTCGCAAGCTTCCAGGGCGGCGCGGTGCTTGTGCGGGGCCGATCCGTGGGGGACGCTCGGgagttcgcggcggcgtctttcGCGTCGCGAGAGGAAAGTTTCATCGCGCACTACGCTTCCCCCCCTCAGGCCCCAGTCCTCGCCCCCGAAGGAGACGGTCTCCCCTGGgcacctgcggcggcctcgacgtACCCTGGCGACCAAGCGCCATGGGGAGGCAACTCGCTCGGCCGCGGCAAGGGTAAGGGTCGCTGCGGACAACAGGCGGTGACTCAGCAAGGCTTCGTGACGACGCACTACAGCGGCACCGAGGGGACTGCCCAGTACGCCTACGAGAGCTACAGCCGGCCCCACAGCGGCTTCCCAGAGGCCCCAATGCCCAAACAAGCTGAGAGCGAAGGCATGCAGCGCGCCTCCAACCCAGCCTTGCCGTCGCCGACGGAGACCGCGCCCCGCGGGGCGACGACCTGCGCGTCGAACGAGCAAGCGAGCGCGTGTTGTGGAGTCCCATCGAAAGCGCCTGCGGGTCTGTACTACGAGTGGAATTACCCGCCCCGCAGTGCGCCTTTCAACTACGCTCCATCCTACTCCAACGAATACGGGCACCCGACCTCCTTCTCGGAGTACCCGGGACATCCCGCCGTTGCGCAGCAGAGCCACTCAGCCTTCTTTCCCTCTGCGtcagcgcccgccggcgagggaTTCTATGCCGCGCAGCCTTCTGAGTGCCTCAGCTCTGCGTTcgcgacggcgaacgcgcagccgcccgcgcccctctcgccctcttcgcgcccgccggcgcctggccAGCGGGGCTGCACCGCCGAGACGCCCGTCTACGCGaacgcgtcctcgccgtctcccaAGAGCCAGGTGAAGCGCAacgtcgcgcgcagccgcccacGCTCTGAAAACCCGCGATCGCGGAAGCGCAGCCCGAaggctccgcggcggtcgcctcAGCCGGGCGCCCGGGCCCCAAAGAGCTCGTCGAACGCAGCGGTCGGCGGGTCGACCCGCCCCGTGAGaggcctgccgctgcagcagcgcaagCTATACAGACACTTTGCCCGCCAGACGCCAAGAGTCCAAGGCCTCACTTTCGACCACAACCAGATCCGGTG GATTTCATACTGGAAGAACGACCAGGGCCGCCAAATTCAGCGCCACTTCCCCGTCAGTCGTCATGGGTTcctggaggcgcgacgcctgGCTCTCGAGGAGCGAAACCGCATTCTGGGGTGGCCGCTGCACACGGATGAAGCAGCTGAAGCAATCGAAGCCCTCAAGGCGTCTGCGGATCCCTTCGtccagcagctcctcctctgcccGCCCTCGGTGAGCGCGTCTGCCAGCGTCTCCACGAACCTgcaggaggccgccggctgctCCCTGCTCGACGAACAcgccttctctgcatgcgctctcgGCGAGGATGGAGCCGAGAGACAGGGGGAACgggaggcgagctgcgccacctggggcggcgccgaagacgatCGCGAGAGCCGACAGGGCAAAGGCAAGCGACGCGTGAGGCCAGCAGAGGGCGGACTCGGCACTGAGCAGGGCGTCGCCGAccccgagggcgaggaggggctAGAGGAGCcctgcggagaaggcgaggcggaagagcctcgaggcagcggctgcgacaAGGGCGCGGGCCTTCAGGCGCAGACCTGTGAGGAACTCGCTGAGAGCCGTGTCGACCGCGCCGGGCACGGGAAGGTGCCTCTGGCCGACTCGTCGCTGCAGTGGGGTTCAGATTTTCAGCAGGAGAACGCGAGCGTGAAGCACGAAAACCAGCCGCAAGACGCCAGCCAGATGCAGCAGCACTTgctcgcgtgcggcgagcTGACACCTCGGCAGAAGACCTACGAAGGCGTCCCCGCCCCGCAGACCCCCGAGCaagcggaggacgacgaggatcAACTTCTGTCGCACAGGCGAAAGAAAACCTcgaaggagaaagaagagcgagacCCAGCGGGGACGCCTAATCCGTATTCTCACGCCTCTACTGGACCTTCACGGGCGCCCTTGCCTGACTCGTAtgccgcttctctctctgatCCGTCTTCCATTTCTGCTCCACACGGGTCTCTCGCGGGagctgcgtcctccgccgctgcctctgcagccttctcggcgctcgccccgcCCACCGACGtcggcgacgagggcagggcgaagccgaggcggccagcgcagcgagcaccagctgcgcggaagcagggagaggagaagacccgaagaagcagcggctCGCGAAAGCGCTCTGCGAAGAATGCTCTCTCgtcctgcgtctcgccgaCCACGAGCTCGTGCTCCCAGTATTCCGCCCACGGCGTCGCCCCGTTGGCGGCGCCGTACACTCTCTCAATcacgcccgcgtcgcccacGAGGAGGGCGTCTCTCTTTGGCGACGCCGTCTCcttttcgtctccctcgctgtctctgccggcCAACGAGCCGACGTACCAGCCCGTCTCTCAGGAGCTCGCTTCCTGCTATGCCCCctctgtcgctgcggcgcaccCCGGCGCCCTCTCGACGCCTGAACACAGCTTCTCGCAGGCGATCTCCCACTCGTCGCCCGACAGTCAGAATCTTGCGCCTCGGTACCGCGAGGTCCAGCCGCGTTCGTTCTCGGCGCCGTCCGCTTCTCTGtgtgtcgccgcggcgcctgtctgcttcgctccgccgcgcccctcgtcgctcgcgccgcagttCGCGGCGcactctgcggcgccctctgcgcccgcctcgtcACTCCCCAGGCGCCCAGTCTTCCTCGAGCCTCCCTTCGCGTCTTTTTCCGCTTCGGCGGGGCTCCTCTGGGCGAACCCgcaggaggagctgctgcagctgcagcagcttgagcaggaggccgaggcggtcGCTGGAAAGGCCCTCTGCCGCAAgcgaaagaagacgaaggcgcctggcgcgctgCGGGTGCGGAGCGACtcggccgcgaagccgcgcgacctccgcgcgaagaaaactGAGCAGACGCCCGCCGAGCCGAACGTGCCAAGCGTGGagcccgaggccgccgggagcgacgacgagccgcAGGGGACGCCCCGCcacgccgagggcggcgacttGCACTCGTCCGCCGAGACGCATGCCTTGCCTCCGTCTCTGGCGGCGTCCTTCCCGCATACCGCATCTCCGCATCTCCGCTTTCCCGCCACACCGTCGCGAAGGGCGTCTGTGGAGGGCTGCCTGGGCGCTGCAAACGCGCTTGCATgcacgcctgccgccgcgtcgccctcgtgcGTGTCGTCGCCCTTCCGCACGCTGtctgagggcggcgacgccttcgcggcggaccaagccgcgcctccggcgctctACGACGGCCTGCGAGAAAACGGCCTGCCAAGCGAtcagcaggcagcggcggacagGAAAGCGACCGCCCCCGCAGCGGGAGAGGGCCTGCCGCCTGAGGCGCTTGGCTATCCGAGTAAGGGCAGCGACAAGACGCTCTACGACGTGCCGCGGACCACCTCGGCGTCCGCCCTCAGCGACAGCCCTTTCGCGAGCGGACCCTTTTTTGCCGCCGGGGTGGCGTCATTCGCCAGCTGCAAAACGGCCCcgttcgcggcgggcgcgtcgcagctgttttgcgcagccgcgaccaCCACGACGACGGATGGATGCacgacgcagctgccgccggcgtcctTCGGCGCGAAGCCGGGAAGCGCGGTGGTGAAGCGGAGGAACTCCTCGGCCTtccccgcgtcgctctccaggTCCTCCACGTGCTTTGACATTAGCGCAGCCCCGCTGActcccagcgccgcgcgcgacgaggtggacgccgccgccaggctgcagcccgaggaggacggcgggcgcctggCTTCGACCACGGATAGAGACGAGACCGCGCCGGAGAAGGCGGGGTTTCCCTGGCTCGAGGATGCGGCGCAccctcggcggcgtgccCTGCTGGAGGGGtctgcggcggaaggcggcagGCAGCAGATCGGAGACCTCGAGGCGCTTgcgggcgccgagacgccTCTGTGCAAGGTTTCTGAGAACGCCAGACTTCGATCCTCGCTTCCGCAGCTGTCGACAGCCAGCGGCTCTCTGCGACTCCCCAGCCTGCCGCGAtgcgagacgacgacgaccgAGGACTCAGCCTACGGCGGCCTCTCGGCGTTCGTCGCCCCCTgcacggcgccgcgggatTTCTCGCCTTGCCTGTCATTTCCGCGCAGAAAGAACGATCAAGcggcgtgcatgcgccgaaAAAGCGCGGGCTCAggcttcgcgccgccctcgacttcctcgctcctcctcgtgccctcttcgccctcgcacGAGGCCTGCTGGTCCCACTTTTCTGACTccgacgcgcggctctgcgcgacGATGCGGCGAGAGGACTGCTTCTTTCCGCCTCCGTCCGTCGCTGCCTTTTCGACTgcttcgctcgcgtcgctgagTTCCCTCCCTGCGGGGCCCCACAGCCTCGCCCAGCACCTCTGCCtgtcctctgccgcggccgcgggctaCCCCGACTCGACTCCGAAGCAACGCGCCATCCaggccctctgcggcgcgtcagAGTTGGGCAGGCGACCGTCGTTCTCAGTCCTCTCTGAGAGCGTccacgaggaaggcgcgcgaccggcgcaTCCGGAGCTCTTCGGCTCGCCCGTCGTGGTGTCGTCCTTCCGCACCTCCAAGATGCGACGCACCATCTCGACAGAGGGCAGCGTCTTTCTCCCCCGGCGCCTCTCTGAGAagctcgacgaggaggaggtcTTCTCGGGGTCGCGGTTGCCCTTCTACAGCGAAgtcagcgaagacgagagacggggcgaaggccgaaagcgcggccgcagggccTCACggcgacacacgcgcacgcgggtGTCGGTGTCGGGCGTGTCCCCACATCGCCACCCCGACTCCCTTTTCCTGTCCTCTCTGGGCGCGTTCCCGCCGCACATGCGACCCTCTCTCCTGTTTCGGCACAAGGAGGGAAGAACTACTTGCCGCCGGTCTTCGGCACTCTGCAGGGATGACACTCTCACAGCCTCGTCGGAGGAGCCTCTGGCTCACGTCGCGTTCTCCGGAGTGCATCCACCAGCCACGCGGTCGACGGCGCCCTACCGGCTGTCCACGGACGATAGTCCCTTTGGGGACTTCTTCGCGTCTGTGGCTAACCCGCCGGGCAGCGCATTTCCTCTGCTGCGgacctcctcgtcttcgctgctctCGAAGGCCGCCCAAGCGACGACAcccttcgtcgcctcgcacgcgGGCTGCATGAGTCGTCTCATCTCTctgggcgacgccggcgggcgaACTGTCTCTtcggtctcctcggcgcgaggcgccctgGACgacagcgcccgcagagacacgcgcttcctgctgcgcgaggagaccaCGGCGGAACTCTCGGTCTTTGAAGAAAACTTTGAGAAGTCTGCGTTTCCAGACGTCGCACAGAGCGCcttccccctccgccccgctGCGCTGAGTCGCCCGGAGGGGACTCCgcaagaaggagacgcgcgttCTGTCGCCGTTCCGGCCCtgtccgccgcgctcgccccgcgcgTGTCGGCGTCGGGTCCCTCGGAGAACAGTCTCCTCATGTCTCCGCGCTttctgccgtcgctgccgtccCCCCTGATGCCccctggaggaggcgcggactCTGCTGAGGCTCACGcgttcgcgccgcctcttcctgcGTCGCACCGCCGCTCTTCCGACTTCctgtcgtcctccgcgctgccgccgccgctcgccttcctcgagactccgggcgagggcgctcgTCAGTCGCTTCCCGCCTTTCTTCCCGCTCTTTCGCTgccctgcggctcgccggccGCACTTGGGatgccgcgcctctcgtcaACCAGCGCCTCGGGGGCCCCATTCGTCCCGCAGTCGCCCGAACTCTCCTCGACTTCGAAACGAAACAGCTGCaacgtcgtcgtcttcagtGTGTCTGAACAGACCTCAGTCGCTGTGTCTCCGCACCCCTCTGCGTAG